The proteins below are encoded in one region of Sandaracinaceae bacterium:
- a CDS encoding PAS domain S-box protein: MPHTFDSHALQAALLASTHVATIVTNAAGVIQVFNVGAERAFGFAPCEVLDKVTPAAFADPDELVARARLLSGQRGARVEPGFEALTFKAARDGEDVFPLTQVRKDGSRFRAEVSARALLDAQGDVKGFLLFITGATRGVELHATNVVTQQLNLANADFLSSMSHELRSPLTAILGFAQLMESDSPKPTASQGESLREIRKAGRHLLQMINEILDLAKIESGRLSLSLEPVSLATVMLECQGMTEAPARARGVRMAFPLLTTPCFVRVDSTRLKQVLMNLLTNAIQYNRPEGTVTVRCDVSTPGRVRVSIADQGPGLTPEQLVQLFQPFHRVGREASGQEGTGLGLAVARQLLELMGGAMGVDSVVGSGSVFWFEVNTSVEPEAALR; encoded by the coding sequence ATGCCTCACACCTTCGACTCCCATGCCCTCCAGGCGGCGCTACTGGCTAGCACCCACGTCGCGACCATCGTGACCAACGCCGCGGGCGTGATTCAGGTGTTCAACGTGGGCGCCGAGCGGGCGTTCGGCTTCGCGCCCTGCGAGGTGCTGGACAAGGTCACGCCCGCCGCGTTCGCGGACCCCGACGAGCTCGTGGCCCGCGCTCGGCTGCTCAGTGGGCAGCGGGGTGCACGGGTGGAGCCCGGCTTCGAGGCGCTCACGTTCAAGGCCGCCCGCGACGGTGAGGACGTCTTCCCGCTCACCCAAGTTCGCAAGGACGGCAGCCGCTTTCGGGCCGAAGTGAGCGCGCGCGCGCTGCTCGACGCCCAGGGTGACGTGAAGGGCTTCCTCCTGTTCATCACCGGTGCGACGCGAGGGGTGGAGCTTCACGCCACCAACGTCGTCACGCAGCAGCTCAACCTCGCCAACGCCGACTTCCTCTCCAGCATGAGCCACGAGCTGCGCTCGCCGCTGACGGCCATCCTGGGCTTCGCGCAGCTGATGGAGTCGGACTCGCCGAAGCCCACGGCGTCCCAGGGCGAGAGCCTGCGCGAGATTCGCAAGGCGGGCCGGCACCTGCTGCAGATGATCAACGAGATCCTCGACCTCGCGAAGATCGAGTCCGGCAGGCTGTCGCTCTCGCTCGAGCCCGTGTCGCTCGCGACCGTGATGCTGGAGTGCCAAGGCATGACCGAGGCACCCGCGCGAGCGCGCGGGGTTCGCATGGCATTCCCGTTGTTGACCACGCCCTGCTTCGTGCGGGTGGACAGCACGCGGCTGAAGCAGGTGCTGATGAACCTGCTGACGAACGCCATCCAGTACAACCGTCCCGAGGGCACGGTGACGGTGCGCTGTGACGTCAGCACTCCGGGGCGCGTGCGCGTCAGCATCGCGGACCAGGGCCCCGGGCTCACGCCCGAGCAGCTGGTGCAGCTCTTCCAGCCGTTCCATCGCGTGGGCCGCGAGGCCAGCGGTCAAGAGGGCACGGGCCTGGGGCTCGCGGTGGCCCGGCAGCTCCTCGAACTCATGGGCGGCGCCATGGGGGTGGACAGCGTGGTGGGCTCCGGCAGCGTGTTCTGGTTCGAGGTGAACACCAGCGTCGAGCCGGAGGCCGCGTTGCGGTGA